Below is a window of uncultured Cohaesibacter sp. DNA.
TTGATCTCATCCTGAATGAAGGGATCGCGATAATCTGTCACCGGCAGGAAGCCGCCAAACTTGGTTTCCGGATAATCCGTGAGCAGGGGCGAGAGGATTTCACCCTTGTAGGAAACCAGCAAGGGCTTGTCATTGGCGATCAGCTCGGCAAACAGCGTGACGAAAAACAGCGACAGAAACAGCCACAGAGAAATATAGCCGCGCCGGTTGGCCTTGAAGCTCTTGAGGCGACGCTGGTTGAGCGGCGAAAGACGGTCTTTGAAACGGGGCTTGGCTGCTTTGGTCATGTCTTTTTGGCTCATCCTCACACCTCCCGGCTCTCGAAATCGATTCTGGGATCGATGAGCATATAGGTGATATCGGAAACAAGGCTGATGAGCAGGCCCATCAGCGAGAAGATATAGAGGGTGGCAAAGACCACCGCATAATCGCGGTTGATCACGCTCTCGAAGGAGAGCAGCCCGAGGCCATCGAGCGAGAAGATCGTCTCGATCAGCAGCGAGCCGCCAAAGAAGGCTCCAATGAAGGCACCGGGAAATCCGGCAATAATGATCAGCATGGCGTTGCGGAAGACATGGCCATAAAGCACCTGACGCTCGGTAAGCCCCTTGGCGCGGGCGGTGACCACATATTGCTTGCGGATTTCATCGAGGAAGGAATTTTTCGTCAGAAGCGTGGTGGTCGCAAAGGCCGAAAGCGACATGGCGATGAGCGGCAGCGTCAGATGCCAGAAATAGTCGATGATCTTTTCCCACCATGAGAGATCGGCGAAATTGTCCGAGACAAGACCGCGCAGGGGGAACAGGTCGAAGAAAGAGCCACCGGCAAACAGCACGATCAGCAGCACCGCAAACAGGAAGCCGGGAATGGCATAGCCGATAATGATCACCGCGCTGGTCCAGACATCAAATCGCGAGCCATCGGAAACCGCCTTGCGAATGCCCAGCGGGATCGAGATCAGATAGGAAATCAGCGTCATCCAGAGGCCGAGCGAGATGGACACCGGCATCTTTTCCTTGATCAGCTGCAACACGCTGATATCGCGGAAATAGCTGTCGCCGAAATCGAAGGTCGCATAATTACCCAGCATGGTCAGGAAGCGTTCCAGCGGTGGTTTGTCAAAGCCGAACTGTTTTTCCAGATCCTTGATGAAGTCGGGGTCCAGTCCCTGTGCGCCGCGATATTTTGAGCTCATATCCTCGCCGCCACCACCGCCACCGGCGCCGGTTCCGGCAAAATCGCCGCCCCCTCCGGAAATGCGCGCCGTTGCGGACACATCGGTTCCGGTGACCTGCGCAATGACCCGCTC
It encodes the following:
- a CDS encoding microcin C ABC transporter permease YejB; amino-acid sequence: MGAYILRRLLLIIPTLIGIMAINFAVIQFAPGGPVERVIAQVTGTDVSATARISGGGGDFAGTGAGGGGGGEDMSSKYRGAQGLDPDFIKDLEKQFGFDKPPLERFLTMLGNYATFDFGDSYFRDISVLQLIKEKMPVSISLGLWMTLISYLISIPLGIRKAVSDGSRFDVWTSAVIIIGYAIPGFLFAVLLIVLFAGGSFFDLFPLRGLVSDNFADLSWWEKIIDYFWHLTLPLIAMSLSAFATTTLLTKNSFLDEIRKQYVVTARAKGLTERQVLYGHVFRNAMLIIIAGFPGAFIGAFFGGSLLIETIFSLDGLGLLSFESVINRDYAVVFATLYIFSLMGLLISLVSDITYMLIDPRIDFESREV